The window ATATTGTCGTTTTTAGGTACAAAAGCGTAGTCAAATCTCCACAGCTTCAATCCATCCATCTCAAACGTAAGCGGTAAAATGTATTTTGAATACTTTACTGTATCAATATGATCTTTCAGCAGCCCGTTCATTACTCCCATAGATTTTGATGAATTGAAATCTCCTTCTATAAAGTAATCCGTTTTTGTTTTTTTGATGTCCTCGTATAAGTTCTTAAACCCAATTTCTCTGGCCTTGTATCTTCTTGATATGGCATTGTAAAAATAAGGCACAAATGGATTTCCGGGTTCTATGTGAAGCAGCATATGCACATTGAAAAAGCGCATTGTTTTACCGTTAATTTCTACATCTGAAACTGCATACTGCTCAGAATAGTCCGCATGAGACCGGATTATAGGATATTTAGATATAATAACAAACTGGCCGTCTGTTGAGAAATAGTATCCCGGAAATTCTTTCTTAATCCTTTCTGTTTCGTCTATTGTAAGATAATTTGGTGGAAAGCCCGGAATAATATTGCAGATTTTAAATGGCTTCTGACTTTTGTCATTTCTGTCAGTTACACAGTGAAGGTATTCTTGAAGAAGGTAAACATCTGCCTTTTGATTTTTCAGATAATCATAAAAGGCATTTCCGTCTTTCAGCTGATCCCAGAGGTTTGTGTTCCAACAAAATACCTTCACCGGCATGTAATTATCCTTATTTATATTGTTGTTGCTTTTCGTTGCAATATTTATATCAAACTGAGTTATTCCCATTATCAAGGAGACTGACACTATACCTATGAATATGACTTTTTTCTTTTTTTGAACTAAAAAGTATACCAATAGTATAACAGGAACTATTACGAAAAAGAATGTAGGCGTACTTGCGGGGAAATTCAGAAGAAAGAATTTCCCTACAAATACAATATGTATAATCATATAAACAAACCATAATACTGCTAGTGTCTTAATTGTGTTTTGTACATATTTTTTCATCACAGTTATAAAACCTCCAAATTTATTCAGACTTGGATTCAGAAAGAGTTACCGGTATATAAGCTTGTTCAGAAATTTTGCCATCCATATTGAAGCTTTATCACC of the Ruminiclostridium papyrosolvens DSM 2782 genome contains:
- a CDS encoding endonuclease/exonuclease/phosphatase family protein, which codes for MKKYVQNTIKTLAVLWFVYMIIHIVFVGKFFLLNFPASTPTFFFVIVPVILLVYFLVQKKKKVIFIGIVSVSLIMGITQFDINIATKSNNNINKDNYMPVKVFCWNTNLWDQLKDGNAFYDYLKNQKADVYLLQEYLHCVTDRNDKSQKPFKICNIIPGFPPNYLTIDETERIKKEFPGYYFSTDGQFVIISKYPIIRSHADYSEQYAVSDVEINGKTMRFFNVHMLLHIEPGNPFVPYFYNAISRRYKAREIGFKNLYEDIKKTKTDYFIEGDFNSSKSMGVMNGLLKDHIDTVKYSKYILPLTFEMDGLKLWRFDYAFVPKNDNILISSHKYLPHKGLSDHNPLSINMYLKR